A stretch of the Xiphophorus couchianus chromosome 15, X_couchianus-1.0, whole genome shotgun sequence genome encodes the following:
- the LOC114158154 gene encoding pleckstrin homology domain-containing family G member 3 isoform X3 has protein sequence MPEGSHSSPSRIPMGEESPRLSIASISSDERAPSATPSDPSDPPASGQRPLSLISTLSSGSGSSRDDYVAPPPESEASFGVDLNQNPSPEKRGRSFVHNNNNNNKASTPSRASSRRQPALPFVGATMVPDPKLKYLDRIVMEIIETERMYVRDLKIIVEDYLAHVIDESDLSNQPKLVCDLFGNIEDIYEFNSELLQDLERCDNDPVAIASCFVSKSEDFDIYTQYCTSYPESVEALTKCMNNISVAKFFRDRQASLKHSLPLGSYLLKPVQRILKYHLLLQEIAKHFGPQKEGYDVVEEALYTMTWVAWYINDMKRKHEHAVRLQEVQSLLVNWKGPDLTTYGELVLEGTFKVPRARHERTLFLFDRMLLITKRRGEHFVYKTHISSSTLLLIESAKDSLSFSVSHYKHLKQTHNVQAKTVEEKKLWAHHIKRIILENHQAAIPQKAKEAILEMDSIGPARYRYSPERLKKTATDEFPRDARQGRRQSEPTKQMLKRNKAPLEHAVSEDALAGDGRSLQGAISSSTLGSSSLGEPDGGEDEAGRLDDFLLEDEQVEDFVSSVLAAISCWQHTVQAFLSSAGTEAEKSCNAATKENGQLSEDELIGPEPTPEQFPDALPQENPLEKPEDSEPEPSAGLDLSVVPEVPQMSEDLQPDEDPEPAELPSSVTFDADSKTLSSAESSEEEDEREAADDESSSPSILPSSVLDKASAIAQHFNSIKRGSLAQDDARSLACLSPRLPSRTGSMLSLRSESADRPLRLNSNSSDPPEAFGGADLSLLSPRDDSLFEPDRSVRRRRDSTLSKQDQLLIGKIKSYYENAENQDASFGLRRRESLTYIPSGLVRSSVSRFDSIPRVETAQSNPPASNTPQDLDPLSTEPTETKDRLVSSQSLDSLRSDLLSGDCEEPHRFRPTHYDLSEEEFRSSSEMIKIWQAMERQISRSQSEDREFSRSRETVKPSISAGVSSLTRTKSCGPDLGNSDLSAVTEDFFSPSLPKTRTAALSRAGSQTSTSRCFGEQTVTLRATVPRVAQLRAEAGGDKPTEETEQTDEVDRAESKVRLLARRYSQRIRTSGPMVRQRSPAGPFNRKTLACVVEEKEGSGKPSLTLPLGPKVQSKSLPLSPVDPVQNLDAGAPDHAPLSPPPTEGFSWPDVRELRSRYSSGGGRNQNRPMSRSSTIPDRMLDGGLRRHSSGSPGHLHDDGAPSGRPRGGRVAARDERSRRLHRANSLDPRLSLQQLGDLQRIRQARSPVGDGYYIAAEAPLTDNPEHKIIIVEKLPEPGNRELVEDDGYVQIRSPTSREKISIMAVIDRCRAYQESDDYRLRDDAKTAPPPPSEQDESQKPRPDSGQGGQKSIVKNLREKFQSQT, from the exons ATGCCTGAAGGATCCCACAGCTCCCCGTCTCGCATCCCAATGGGTGAAG AGTCGCCTCGCCTTTCCATCGCCTCCATCAGCAGCGATGAGCGCGCTCCGTCCGCCACGCCCTCTGACCCCTCCGACCCGCCGGCATCGGGCCAGCGCCCGCTCAGCCTGATATCCACGCTGTCCTCCGGGTCCGGGTCCTCCAGGGACGACTACGTCGCCCCGCCGCCGGAGTCCGAGGCGTCCTTCGGCGTGGACCTGAACCAAAACCCGAGTCCTGAGAAAAGGGGGCGGAGCTTCGTccacaacaataacaacaacaacaaagcgtcgACTCCGAGCCGAGCGTCCAGCCGCCGGCAGCCGGCGCTGCCCTTCGTGGGCGCCACCATGGTGCCCGACCCCAAGCTGAAGTATCTGGACCGCATCGTCATGGAGATCATCGAAACGGAGCGGATGTACGTCAGAGACCTGAAGATCATCGTGGAG gATTACCTTGCTCACGTCATCGACGAGTCGGACCTGTCCAACCAACCCAAGCTGGTCTGCGACCTTTTCGGGAACATCGAGGACATCTACGAGTTCAACAG CGAGCTGCTGCAGGACCTGGAGCGATGCGACAACGACCCCGTCGCCATCGCCAGCTGCTTCGTGTCAAAG AGTGAAGACTTCGATATCTACACCCAGTACTGCACCAGCTACCCAGA GTCGGTGGAAGCGCTGACGAAGTGCATGAACAATATATCTGTGGCCAAGTTTTTCCGGGACCGCCAGGCGTCGCTGAAACATTCGCTGCCTCTGGGCTCCTACCTTCTCAAACCCGTCCAGAGGATCCTCAAGTATCACCTGCTGCTCCAG GAGATCGCGAAGCACTTTGGGCCTCAGAAGGAGGGCTACGATGTGGTGGAGGAGGCGCTGTACACCATGACCTGGGTGGCCTGGTACATCAACGACATGAAGAGGAAACACGAGCACGCCGTGCGGCTGCAG GAGGTCCAGTCTCTGCTGGTGAACTGGAAAGGTCCGGACCTCACCACGTACGGCGAACTGGTGCTGGAGGGAACCTTCAAGGTTCCCCGGGCCCGACACGAGCGCACGCTCTTCCTGTTCGACCGCATGCTGCTCATCACCAAGCGCCGCGGCGAGCACTTCGTCTACAAGACGCACATCTCT TCGTCGACGCTGCTGCTGATCGAGAGCGCCAAGGATTCGCTGAGCTTCAGCGTCAGCCATTACAAACACCTCAAACAGACTCACAACGTGCAG GCGAAGACGGTGGAAGAAAAGAAGCTTTGGGCTCATCACATCAAACGCATCATTTTGGAAAACCACCAAGCGGCCATCCCACAGAAG GCGAAGGAAGCCATTCTGGAGATGGACTCCATCG GTCCGGCCCGGTACCGCTACAGCCCCGAGCGGCTGAAGAAAACCGCGACGGACGAGTTTCCCCGAGACGCTCGCCAGGGCCGCAGGCAGTCGG AACCAACCAAGCAGATGCTAAAGAGGAATAAag CGCCTCTGGAG CATGCGGTCAGTGAGGACGCGCTGGCGGGCGACGGGCGCTCCCTGCAGGGCGCCATCAGCAGCAGCACGCTGGGCTCCAGCAGCCTGGGCGAGCCGGACGGCGGCGAGGACGAGGCCGGCCGGCTGGACGACTTCCTCCTGGAGGACGAGCAGGTAGAGGACTTTGTCAGCTCCGTGCTGGCTGCCATCTCCTGCTGGCAACACACCGTCCAGGCCTTCCTTTCCTCTGCGGGGACG GAGGCAGAGAAAAGTTGCAACGCCGCAACCAAAGAAAACGGTCAGCTCTCTGAAGACGAGCTGATCGGACCTGAACCGACACCTGAGCAG tttccagATGCTTTGCCTCAAGAGAACCCGTTGGAAAAACCAGAGGACTCTGAACCAGAACCGTCCGCTGGTTTGGATCTTTCTGTAGTCCCTGAGGTTCCTCAGATGTCTGAAGATCTGCAGCCTGATGAAGATCCAGAGCCTGCTGAGCTACCGTCGTCTGTCACATTTGATGCTGACTCCAAGACCCTGAGCAGCGCCGAGTCctcagaggaggaggacgagagGGAGGCGGCGGATGACGAGTCCAGTTCTCCCAGTATCCTGCCGTCCTCTGTGCTGGACAAGGCCAGCGCCATCGCTCAGCACTTTAACAGCATCAAGAGAGGCAGCCTGGCCCAAGATGACGCCCGCTCCCTCGCCTGTCTGTCCCCTCGTTTACCCAGCAGGACCGGCAGCATGCTCAGCCTGAGGTCCGAGTCGGCCGACCGCCCGCTGCGCCTCAACAGCAACTCCTCCGATCCGCCCGAGGCGTTTGGCGGAGCAGACCTCAGTCTGCTGTCCCCCAGAGACGACAGCCTCTTTGAGCCGGACCGCAGCGTGCGGCGGAGGCGGGACTCCACCCTGTCCAAGCAGGACCAGCTGCTCATCGGGAAAATCAAGAGTTACTACGAGAACGCAGAGAACCAGGACGCCTCGTTCGGCCTGCGGCGCAGGGAGAGCCTGACCTACATCCCATCAGGCCTGGTCCGGAGCTCCGTCAGCCGCTTCGACAGCATCCCCAGAGTAGAGACGGCCCAGTCCAATCCTCCTGCTTCAAACACGCCTCAGGATCTGGATCCTCTGTCCACTGAACCGACTGAGACTAAGGACCGCTTGGTCTCCAGTCAGTCTTTGGATTCGTTGAGGTCCGATCTGTTGAGCGGTGACTGTGAAGAACCGCACAGGTTCCGGCCGACACACTATGATCTGTCAGAGGAAGAGTTCAGATCTTCATCGGAGATGATTAAGATCTGGCAGGCGATGGAGCGACAGATCTCCAGATCCCAAAGTGAAGACAGGGAATTCAGTAGATCCAGAGAGACTGTGAAACCCTCCATCTCCGCCGGCGTCAGCAGCTTAACCCGGACCAAGAGCTGCGGCCCCGACCTGGGAAACTCCGACCTCAGCGCCGTCACAGAGGACTTCTTCAGCCCCTCGCTGCCAAAGACCAGAACCGCAGCGCTCAGCCGGGCCGGAAGTCAGACCAGCACCTCCAGATGCTTCGGGGAACAGACGGTGACGCTGCGAGCCACGGTTCCCCGGGTGGCGCAGCTGAGGGCGGAGGCCGGCGGCGACAAACCCACGGAGGAGACGGAGCAAACGGACGAGGTGGACAGAGCCGAGAGCAAAGTCCGTCTTCTGGCTCGTCGCTACAGCCAGCGGATCAGAACCTCCGGTCCGATGGTTCGACAGCGGAGTCCGGCCGGCCCGTTCAACAGGAAGACTCTGGCTTGTGtggtggaggagaaggaaggCTCAG GGAAGCCCAGCCTGACTCTGCCTCTGGGTCCTAAGGTCCAGTCCAAGTCTCTGCCGCTGAGCCCGGTGGACCCGGTCCAGAACCTGGACGCCGGCGCTCCAGACCACGCCCCTCTCAGCCCGCCGCCCACCGAGGGCTTCAGCTGGCCCGACGTGCGGGAACTCCGCTCCAGATACTCTAGCGGCGGCggccggaaccagaaccggcccATGAGCCGCAGCAGCACCATCCCAGACCGCATGTTGGACGGCGGCCTCAGGAGGCACTCCAGCGGATCGCCTGGTCATCTCCATGACGACGGCGCGCCATCAGGCCGACCCCGCGGCGGGCGGGTTGCAGCGCGGGACGAGCGATCCAGACGGCTACACAGGGCCAACTCTCTGGACCCGCGGCTCAGCCTGCAGCAGCTGGGCGATCTGCAGCGGATCCGGCAGGCTCGCAGCCCCGTGGGCGACGGTTACTACATCGCCGCCGAGGCGCCGCTCACAGACAACCCGGAACACAAGA
- the LOC114158154 gene encoding pleckstrin homology domain-containing family G member 3 isoform X4, with translation MGYQRGIWRSLSGGGGGGGGRAAALVRCSCSEQKVTICFRSASDSRPLRWIESPRLSIASISSDERAPSATPSDPSDPPASGQRPLSLISTLSSGSGSSRDDYVAPPPESEASFGVDLNQNPSPEKRGRSFVHNNNNNNKASTPSRASSRRQPALPFVGATMVPDPKLKYLDRIVMEIIETERMYVRDLKIIVEDYLAHVIDESDLSNQPKLVCDLFGNIEDIYEFNSELLQDLERCDNDPVAIASCFVSKSEDFDIYTQYCTSYPESVEALTKCMNNISVAKFFRDRQASLKHSLPLGSYLLKPVQRILKYHLLLQEIAKHFGPQKEGYDVVEEALYTMTWVAWYINDMKRKHEHAVRLQEVQSLLVNWKGPDLTTYGELVLEGTFKVPRARHERTLFLFDRMLLITKRRGEHFVYKTHISSSTLLLIESAKDSLSFSVSHYKHLKQTHNVQAKTVEEKKLWAHHIKRIILENHQAAIPQKAKEAILEMDSIGPARYRYSPERLKKTATDEFPRDARQGRRQSEPTKQMLKRNKAPLEEAEKSCNAATKENGQLSEDELIGPEPTPEQFPDALPQENPLEKPEDSEPEPSAGLDLSVVPEVPQMSEDLQPDEDPEPAELPSSVTFDADSKTLSSAESSEEEDEREAADDESSSPSILPSSVLDKASAIAQHFNSIKRGSLAQDDARSLACLSPRLPSRTGSMLSLRSESADRPLRLNSNSSDPPEAFGGADLSLLSPRDDSLFEPDRSVRRRRDSTLSKQDQLLIGKIKSYYENAENQDASFGLRRRESLTYIPSGLVRSSVSRFDSIPRVETAQSNPPASNTPQDLDPLSTEPTETKDRLVSSQSLDSLRSDLLSGDCEEPHRFRPTHYDLSEEEFRSSSEMIKIWQAMERQISRSQSEDREFSRSRETVKPSISAGVSSLTRTKSCGPDLGNSDLSAVTEDFFSPSLPKTRTAALSRAGSQTSTSRCFGEQTVTLRATVPRVAQLRAEAGGDKPTEETEQTDEVDRAESKVRLLARRYSQRIRTSGPMVRQRSPAGPFNRKTLACVVEEKEGSGKPSLTLPLGPKVQSKSLPLSPVDPVQNLDAGAPDHAPLSPPPTEGFSWPDVRELRSRYSSGGGRNQNRPMSRSSTIPDRMLDGGLRRHSSGSPGHLHDDGAPSGRPRGGRVAARDERSRRLHRANSLDPRLSLQQLGDLQRIRQARSPVGDGYYIAAEAPLTDNPEHKIIIVEKLPEPGNRELVEDDGYVQIRSPTSREKISIMAVIDRCRAYQESDDYRLRDDAKTAPPPPSEQDESQKPRPDSGQGGQKSIVKNLREKFQSQT, from the exons ATGGGGTATCAGAGGGGCATCTGGAGGAGCCtgtcaggaggaggaggaggaggaggaggaagagcagctgCACTGGTCAGGTGTTCCTGCTCAGAGCAGAAGGTGACGATCTGCTTCAGGAGCGCCTCGGACAGCCGGCCGCTGCGCTGGATCG AGTCGCCTCGCCTTTCCATCGCCTCCATCAGCAGCGATGAGCGCGCTCCGTCCGCCACGCCCTCTGACCCCTCCGACCCGCCGGCATCGGGCCAGCGCCCGCTCAGCCTGATATCCACGCTGTCCTCCGGGTCCGGGTCCTCCAGGGACGACTACGTCGCCCCGCCGCCGGAGTCCGAGGCGTCCTTCGGCGTGGACCTGAACCAAAACCCGAGTCCTGAGAAAAGGGGGCGGAGCTTCGTccacaacaataacaacaacaacaaagcgtcgACTCCGAGCCGAGCGTCCAGCCGCCGGCAGCCGGCGCTGCCCTTCGTGGGCGCCACCATGGTGCCCGACCCCAAGCTGAAGTATCTGGACCGCATCGTCATGGAGATCATCGAAACGGAGCGGATGTACGTCAGAGACCTGAAGATCATCGTGGAG gATTACCTTGCTCACGTCATCGACGAGTCGGACCTGTCCAACCAACCCAAGCTGGTCTGCGACCTTTTCGGGAACATCGAGGACATCTACGAGTTCAACAG CGAGCTGCTGCAGGACCTGGAGCGATGCGACAACGACCCCGTCGCCATCGCCAGCTGCTTCGTGTCAAAG AGTGAAGACTTCGATATCTACACCCAGTACTGCACCAGCTACCCAGA GTCGGTGGAAGCGCTGACGAAGTGCATGAACAATATATCTGTGGCCAAGTTTTTCCGGGACCGCCAGGCGTCGCTGAAACATTCGCTGCCTCTGGGCTCCTACCTTCTCAAACCCGTCCAGAGGATCCTCAAGTATCACCTGCTGCTCCAG GAGATCGCGAAGCACTTTGGGCCTCAGAAGGAGGGCTACGATGTGGTGGAGGAGGCGCTGTACACCATGACCTGGGTGGCCTGGTACATCAACGACATGAAGAGGAAACACGAGCACGCCGTGCGGCTGCAG GAGGTCCAGTCTCTGCTGGTGAACTGGAAAGGTCCGGACCTCACCACGTACGGCGAACTGGTGCTGGAGGGAACCTTCAAGGTTCCCCGGGCCCGACACGAGCGCACGCTCTTCCTGTTCGACCGCATGCTGCTCATCACCAAGCGCCGCGGCGAGCACTTCGTCTACAAGACGCACATCTCT TCGTCGACGCTGCTGCTGATCGAGAGCGCCAAGGATTCGCTGAGCTTCAGCGTCAGCCATTACAAACACCTCAAACAGACTCACAACGTGCAG GCGAAGACGGTGGAAGAAAAGAAGCTTTGGGCTCATCACATCAAACGCATCATTTTGGAAAACCACCAAGCGGCCATCCCACAGAAG GCGAAGGAAGCCATTCTGGAGATGGACTCCATCG GTCCGGCCCGGTACCGCTACAGCCCCGAGCGGCTGAAGAAAACCGCGACGGACGAGTTTCCCCGAGACGCTCGCCAGGGCCGCAGGCAGTCGG AACCAACCAAGCAGATGCTAAAGAGGAATAAag CGCCTCTGGAG GAGGCAGAGAAAAGTTGCAACGCCGCAACCAAAGAAAACGGTCAGCTCTCTGAAGACGAGCTGATCGGACCTGAACCGACACCTGAGCAG tttccagATGCTTTGCCTCAAGAGAACCCGTTGGAAAAACCAGAGGACTCTGAACCAGAACCGTCCGCTGGTTTGGATCTTTCTGTAGTCCCTGAGGTTCCTCAGATGTCTGAAGATCTGCAGCCTGATGAAGATCCAGAGCCTGCTGAGCTACCGTCGTCTGTCACATTTGATGCTGACTCCAAGACCCTGAGCAGCGCCGAGTCctcagaggaggaggacgagagGGAGGCGGCGGATGACGAGTCCAGTTCTCCCAGTATCCTGCCGTCCTCTGTGCTGGACAAGGCCAGCGCCATCGCTCAGCACTTTAACAGCATCAAGAGAGGCAGCCTGGCCCAAGATGACGCCCGCTCCCTCGCCTGTCTGTCCCCTCGTTTACCCAGCAGGACCGGCAGCATGCTCAGCCTGAGGTCCGAGTCGGCCGACCGCCCGCTGCGCCTCAACAGCAACTCCTCCGATCCGCCCGAGGCGTTTGGCGGAGCAGACCTCAGTCTGCTGTCCCCCAGAGACGACAGCCTCTTTGAGCCGGACCGCAGCGTGCGGCGGAGGCGGGACTCCACCCTGTCCAAGCAGGACCAGCTGCTCATCGGGAAAATCAAGAGTTACTACGAGAACGCAGAGAACCAGGACGCCTCGTTCGGCCTGCGGCGCAGGGAGAGCCTGACCTACATCCCATCAGGCCTGGTCCGGAGCTCCGTCAGCCGCTTCGACAGCATCCCCAGAGTAGAGACGGCCCAGTCCAATCCTCCTGCTTCAAACACGCCTCAGGATCTGGATCCTCTGTCCACTGAACCGACTGAGACTAAGGACCGCTTGGTCTCCAGTCAGTCTTTGGATTCGTTGAGGTCCGATCTGTTGAGCGGTGACTGTGAAGAACCGCACAGGTTCCGGCCGACACACTATGATCTGTCAGAGGAAGAGTTCAGATCTTCATCGGAGATGATTAAGATCTGGCAGGCGATGGAGCGACAGATCTCCAGATCCCAAAGTGAAGACAGGGAATTCAGTAGATCCAGAGAGACTGTGAAACCCTCCATCTCCGCCGGCGTCAGCAGCTTAACCCGGACCAAGAGCTGCGGCCCCGACCTGGGAAACTCCGACCTCAGCGCCGTCACAGAGGACTTCTTCAGCCCCTCGCTGCCAAAGACCAGAACCGCAGCGCTCAGCCGGGCCGGAAGTCAGACCAGCACCTCCAGATGCTTCGGGGAACAGACGGTGACGCTGCGAGCCACGGTTCCCCGGGTGGCGCAGCTGAGGGCGGAGGCCGGCGGCGACAAACCCACGGAGGAGACGGAGCAAACGGACGAGGTGGACAGAGCCGAGAGCAAAGTCCGTCTTCTGGCTCGTCGCTACAGCCAGCGGATCAGAACCTCCGGTCCGATGGTTCGACAGCGGAGTCCGGCCGGCCCGTTCAACAGGAAGACTCTGGCTTGTGtggtggaggagaaggaaggCTCAG GGAAGCCCAGCCTGACTCTGCCTCTGGGTCCTAAGGTCCAGTCCAAGTCTCTGCCGCTGAGCCCGGTGGACCCGGTCCAGAACCTGGACGCCGGCGCTCCAGACCACGCCCCTCTCAGCCCGCCGCCCACCGAGGGCTTCAGCTGGCCCGACGTGCGGGAACTCCGCTCCAGATACTCTAGCGGCGGCggccggaaccagaaccggcccATGAGCCGCAGCAGCACCATCCCAGACCGCATGTTGGACGGCGGCCTCAGGAGGCACTCCAGCGGATCGCCTGGTCATCTCCATGACGACGGCGCGCCATCAGGCCGACCCCGCGGCGGGCGGGTTGCAGCGCGGGACGAGCGATCCAGACGGCTACACAGGGCCAACTCTCTGGACCCGCGGCTCAGCCTGCAGCAGCTGGGCGATCTGCAGCGGATCCGGCAGGCTCGCAGCCCCGTGGGCGACGGTTACTACATCGCCGCCGAGGCGCCGCTCACAGACAACCCGGAACACAAGA